CCTGGTCATCGTCGAGGCGACGGCGGTATCGCCGGAAGGCCGCATCACGCCCGGATGCACGGGCATCTGGAATGACGAGCAGGCCCAGGCCTTCGAGACGGTGGCGGCCTCCATCAAGGCCGCGGGCGCCGTTCCCGGCATCCAGATCGCGCACGCCGGCCGCAAGGCCAGCGCCAACCGCCCCTGGGAAGGGGACGACCACATTCCGGAAGGCGATCCACGTGGCTGGCAGACGATCGCGCCGTCGGCCGTCGCCTTCGGCGCGGGGCTGCCGAAGGTGCCTCGCGCCATGACGCTGGACGACATCGCCCGGGTGCGCCAGGACTTCGTCGCCGCCGCCCGCCGCGCGCGTGACGCCGGCTTCGAGTGGCTGGAACTGCACTTCGCGCACGGCTATCTGGGCCAGAGTTTTTTCTCGCCGCACTCGAACCAACGCGGCGACCAATACGGTGGCAGCCTGGAAAACCGCAGCCGCTTCCTGCTCGAAACCCTGGCCGCCGTGCGCAAGGTCTGGCCGGAAAACCTGCCGCTGACCGCGCGTTTCGGCGTCATCGAATTCGATGGCCGCGATGAGGAAACCCTGGCGGAATCGATCGAGCTCGTCCGCAACTTCAAGCGCGAAGGCCTGGATATGTTGAGCGTCACGATGGGCTTTTCGACGCCCGCCGCGAACATCCCCTGGGCGCCGGGGCTGCTGTTGCCATATGCGGAGCGTGTGCGCCGCGAAGCGGATCTTCCCGTTTCGTCCGCCTGGGGCATCGACACGCCGGCCCTGGCCGATGGCGCCGTCAGGAACGGGCAGCTTGACCTGGTGATGGTCGGGCGGGCCCACCTGGCCAATCCGCACTGGCCTTACCATGCCGCGCGCGAACTGGGTATCGATCGTCCTTCGTGGACGCTGCCGGCGCCTTACGCGCACTGGCTGGAACGCTATTCGGTCAAGCAGGACTGAGCCGGTCCGGCGCTGACGGTGCCGCAAGCACCGGCCCAGCGCCGGGCCTGGGCTCACGCGGTGGCATCCCGCACGGCAAGGCGCACCGCAGCGGCCGCCCGCAGCCTGAGCAGCAAGGCCAGCAGGGCGGCGCCCGTCGCCACGAACGTGACGCCGGTCCAGCCGAAGTTCGCCAGCGCCATGCTGGCGAGCGCGCCACCCAGCGCCATGCCGACGAAAACGCCTACCATCAGCACCGCGTTGAGCCGGCTGCGCGCCGCATGGTCGATGCCATAGACGATGGTCTGGTGCGAGATCAGCGCGATCTGGATGCCCAGGTCGAAGCCGACAGTGCTCGCGCCCAGCAGCCACAGTGCGCCCGAGGGCGGCAGCATGGGCATGAGCGCCATCGCCGCGAAGGACAGCGTGGTCAATCCCGCGCCCACGCGGCTTACCATGGCAGGGCCGCGGCGGTCGGCCATGCGCCCCGCCAACGGCGCGGCCAGCGCGCCCACGGCGCCCGCGATACCGAACGCGCCCGCCACACCGGGTCCCATATTGAATGGCTCTCCATGCAGCATGATGGCCAGCGTGGACCAGAACGCGCTGAACGCCAGCGACAGCAGTCCTTGCGACAAGGTGGCCAGGCGCAGGGTGGGATGCTTGCGCCACAGCTCGCCAACGGAGCGCAGCAGCGCGCCGTAGGGCAGTTGCGTCGTCGGCGCGAAAGCCGGCAGGCCGCGCCACAAGGTCAGGCCAAGCAGCAGCACGGCGGCGGCGGCCACGTAGAACATCGCGCGCCAGCCGAATTGCTCCGCGACGATGCCGCTGACCACGCGGGACATCAGTATGCCCAGCAGCAAGCCGGTCATGACCGTGCCGACGGTCTTGCCCCGTTGCTCCGGTCGGGCCAGATGGGCGGCCGCGGGTACGATGTCCTGCGCCATGGTGGCGGACAATCCGATGATGAAACTGGCGGCCAGCAGCGCGGCGATGGATGGCGCGACGCCGCTGGACAGCAAGGCCAGGCTGAGGATGGCCGCCTTGACCAGGATGATCTTCTTCCTGTCATACCGGTCGCCCAGCGGCGCCAGGAACAGGATCCCGGCCGCGTAGCCCAGCTGGGTCAGGGTCGGCAGGAAGCCCACGCTCCTGTCGCTGGCGCCGATGGCCGGCGCCAGGACGCCCAGCATGGGCTGGACGTAGTAGAGCGACGCAACGCTCAAGCCGGCGGCGACGGCGAGCAGTAGCAGCAGCGTGCCCGACATCGGGCGGATGTCGCGCTCATGCGCCGATGGAATGGCAGTCATGATGATGTCCGAAAAATGGTGCGGTACGGCATTGTGGCGTCCTGTGGTGGCTGTTGGTAGACGGGGCGGTCGTACATCGGTTATACGGTGTATGCATAAGCACCGACCCAATGACCGAAGCCGATACCGACAGCCGACCCATGGCCCGTACGCCCACACCCACACTGCTGCCCCTGTCCCGCATGCCGGACGCCACCGACAAGGGCGGCTCCGATCGCCTCACCCTGATCGATACCTTCGTGCGCATCGTCAACGCCGGCAGCCTCAGTGCCGCCGCCGAACAGTTGGGCGCGACGCAGCCCACGGTCAGCCGCCGGCTGCAGGCGCTGGAGCGTGCCGTCGGGGTACGGCTGATCCAGCGATCCACCCACGGCATGCAGCTGACCGAAGACGGCCGCCGCTGCTATGACCGAGCGGAAGAGTTGATCGCCTCCTGGCAGGCGTTCGACAGCGAGGTGCGCGGGGCAGGCCAGCAGCCGGTCGGCACCTTGCGTGTCGTGGTGGCCCACGCCTTCGGCCAGCAGCGTTTCGTGGCCCCGCTGGCGACGTATATGAAGCGCTACCCCGGCATGCGGGTGGAATGGCTGCTGCACGACCACATGCCGGATTTCGTCGCCGACGGCGTCGATTGCGCGATCCGCGTGGGCGAGGTCGCCGACGAGTCGGTGGTGGCGATCAAGCTGGGCGATGTCCCCCGCATCATCGTCGCCGCGCCCGAACTGCTGCCCGATGGCTACGCACCGGAACACCCTAGCGAGCTGGCAGGCCTGCCCTGGCTGGCCTTGCGCACCTTCTACCGCGATGAAATCGCCCTGAATCACACGGCCACGGGCGAGACGGTGCGTGTGCCTTTCCAGGCACGCATGTCCACCGACAGCCTGTACGCCCTGCGCAGCGCCGCCTTGCTGGGCCTGGGCATCGCGGTGGCGTCGACCTGGGTGTTCGAGGAAGACCTGCGCGAAGGCCGGCTGCGCCAACTGGCGCCACAGTGGCGGGCCAGCGCGCTGCCGCTGTCGCTGGTCTATCCCGCCAGCCGCCTGCAACCGCGCAGGCTGCGCGCCTTCATCGACACGATGCGCGAGGAGCTCGGGACGTGGCTGGGGGCACCATCCTCTTGAATCGAGCCACGGCTCACGCCGGCGTCCAACTCCCGTGCAGCCCAGCCGGGACGCGCCGGGGCAGGACCACCGTGGCGACCGGTTCCGCCGCCAGGTTGCGGGCATCCAGGATAATGAAATGCCCGCGCTCGTCGCCTTCGGCATGGACGAAGCTCAGGATGTAGCCATCCGCTTCGCCGCCACCCGCGGGGTCGGCGACGAATACGGGCTCGCAGACCGTCTGGCCTGGCGGGAAGCGGTGCACCACTTTTTCACCGGATTCCAGGTCGTAGCGGGCGATCGCCTCGAAGGCGCCTATCTGTGGCGGGCGATCCGGATAGGGGGCGCGCAGCCCCACGTAACCGTAGCGCGCGCGTCGTCCCAGGTAGGCCTCGTTGATGCGGCCGAACTCGCAGGGCTGGTCGTCGAGCGCCTGGTCATCCACCTGCTTGCTGTCGGCATGTATCGTCAGCCGATGCAGTTCCAGGCGCTTCGACGGGGCGGTCAGGGAGAAGGCGTCGTACCAGGGCACGACCAGCGCGATGCGGTCGCCGTCCTCATATGCGTTGACCGTATGCCAGTTGAAAAAGGGCGGGGCGGGCACCCACTTGATGGCCTCCCTGTCGACCGCATCGCGTGGGATCAGCGCGATCCTTGTGCCCCGGTCCGGTTCCCAGCTGGCCGGCGGGCCCTTGCCGGACAGGTCGAATACCAGCGGCGCGACCACGGCGACGACATACCGTTCAGTGATGGCGACGTCATGGACGATGGCGGGCCAGGGTGCGGGAAAAGCCACGCGCCGGTCCAGTTGGCCGCTGCGGTCGGCGCGCAGATAGCGCATCGTGCTGGTATGCAGGTCGTATTCCACGGACAGCAGTTCTCCTGTCCGTGGATCCGCCTTCGGATGGGCCGACATGAAGCGTGGCAGCGCCCCGCCATAGTCGAACACGCCGACGGTGGCCAGTTCACGGTCCAATTCGTAGGGGGCGCCGCCTTCGTACAAGGCCAGGAAACGCCCGGCGTGGTGCACGATGTTGGTATTGGCCAGATTGGCGTGCGGCGGCGGGCCGAAGGACGTGTTGTAGATGCGGCGCCCGGCTGCCCGTTCTTCGGTCAGCTCCTTCGTCGCCACCCAGCGATTGCGATAACGGACGCGGCCCCGATCGATATAGACCGCGTGGACCATGCCGGTGCCATCGAAAGGATAGGCGTAGTGCGCCGCGGGCTCGAAGGCTGGATTGGGCCCGTTGCGCATGAACACGCCGCTCAGCCCGGCGGGAATCTCGCCCTGCACGGGCAGGTCGCCATCGTCGCGCTCGTCGAAAACCGGCGCGAAGGCGCGGGTGAGGGCAGGGTTGGTGCTGGTCCAGTGCGCCATGGGGCCTTCTCCGGCGGTCTCGGGCGATGCGCCGCCGCCCGCCGCGCTGGCGTACCCCACGGGCAGCGGGAGCGTGGCGGCCGCGATGCCGGCGCCGGCCCGCTTGATGAAACCGCGGCGGCCGCGGGTGGCTTGGTCCTGGCTGCCTGGGTGTGGCGTTTTCATGGTTCCACCTCTCCGGCGACGGGGAAACGGCGCCTGTCGATGGCGCCAGGCGCCGTCAAGTATGCGCTCCTTCGCGGAGAAATTCGCCGCGGAAAGGATTACGCCGCCTTTTCGGCGCTGTCCCAACCCATGCGCAGGGCGGCGGCGAAGCCTTCATCGACGCGGGAGTAGGGGCGGGCGCTGGTCCAGACGCGGGGCCGTGCGCTCCAGGCGATGGCCTCGCCAGCGCGTTCGAGTCGCTCGACCAGGTCGCGGTCCTCATGGCAGGTCAACGAACGGAAGCCGCCGGCGCGCAGGTAGGCCGCGCTGGCGATCCCGAGGTTGGCGCCGTGTATATGCCGGTGGCCATCGCGATCCCGGTAGTTGGATCGGAAATGCCATTGGGCGGCAAGCGCCTGCGTCCCATGTGCCGACCAATCCGCCACGCCCACCGTTCCGCATACCGCCGCGGCATCCAGCGCGAGCTGGTCCACCAGCCAGGATGGCGAGACCGTCGTATCGGCGTCGGTGAACGCCAGCCACCTGGCGCCGGCTGCGATCAGGAAGTCCGCGCCGGCCGCACGCGTCTGCCCGACGTTGCGGCAGTCCACGCGCAGCTGCGCGATACGCCAGGACGCCGCATATTCCGCGGTACGGTCCGTACAGCTATCCAGCACCAGGACCACGGTCACCGGCTCCTCGCGCAATTCCGGATGCGAGGCCGCCGCGCGCACGGAGGCCAGGCAGGCGCTGACGGTGGCCTCCTCGTTGTGCGCGGGTATGCAAACGCCGATCATCGTCCATCCTTTTCCGGTTTTCGCCAGATATCCAGTAGAAAACGTTCGTCCTCGTGGTGCAGGACGCGCGCCAGGCCGCCCAGCGCGTCGATGCGCGCATGCAGCTCGGACGTGGGTTGAAGGCGGTCGTCGAAATCGCGGGTGTAGTGGCACATGACCCATTCGCCGCCGGGCGCCAGCGCGGCTGCGCACCGATGCAGGAAATCGTCCATGTCGTGCGCCGGGATGTAATACGCGAGCTCCGACACCACGATCAGGTCGCAGGTTTCACCGGGCTGCAGCGGCCAGTCGCCGGGCAGCCGGCCGACGTGCCCGCGCACATTCTCCAGGCCGTCCTTCACCATGCATTCCATGCACAGCGCCACTGCCGTTTCCGCGCCGTCGGCCGCGATCACCGAACCGGCGCGCCGTGCCAGCTGCCGGGTCATTTCGCCATTACCGCACCCCAGTTCCAGGATGCGGCCATAGCGCTGTCGCGGCAGCGCGGCCAGCAGCACGGCGCGCTTGCGCTGCTCATACCACGACGTGCGCACGTCCCAGGGATCGGAAGACTGCCTGTACAGCGCGTCGAAGTGGTTCATTGGATCAGTACCTCATAGGGCCGCTCCAGCCTTTCCAGCATGGCGGCGGTCAGCACGGGCGGCTTGCCGGTGGAGGCGTCCGCCTGTAGCTGCGAGCGAAAGCACATCACCGCGCGCCGCCTCAGGACCATCGCATCCACGCCCACGCGTATGGCGAGGGCGTCGTCGGTGGGAAATGCGCCGGCGTCGGGCGTCATCCAATGCCAGGCCCATATCGGCGTTTCCAGGAAGCGGCACGCCCGCGCCCGAGCCGCGCGGAAGGCGGCACGCGATGCAGCCTCGTGGTCCGGATGGCCATCCCACTGCCAGGGCGCGATGACCGTGTCCCGCGGCCTGATGGACAGGGCAAGGCGGGCCGCGATGTCATCCTCGAAGTCCGTCACGCCGCCATCCGGAATGCCGAGCGGATGCCTGGGGGTGCCCGGTGCGATCAGCGCCAGGGCTTGCATGCTTTCGCGCACGCGCTCCCGCGCCAGGCCGGCAGGGTCCCAGAGCGCCGAGCCGGGATGGCTCTGCTCGCCATTGGTGATTGCCCAGATGCATAGCGATACGCCAGCCAGATAGGCCTCGCGCATGATGCCGCCGCAACCCAGGATCTCGTCGTCGGGATGAGGCGCGACGATATGCAGCGTGCCGCCCGGACGTACGAGTTCCGCGGCGTGGCCCTGCCGCAGGGCGCGGCGATCCAGCCAGGCGCGCCACTGCGATTCCGGCGTGCCTTCGCCGTGGATCAGACGGTCGCTCAGAGCGTCCATGGCGTGGCACCCTCCGAGTCGTCGAGCAGTGCCAGGCCATGCGCGGCCAGGTCCCGTTCCGCATGGCTCTGGCGCAGGTAGACGGGCAGGTCGGCCAACAGGCCGGCCAGGGTCGCATCCTTGCAAAAAGGCGCCGGGCCGATGGCGCGCGGGGCGCGCTCCAGCACGGCCAGCGCGGCCTGTTCCACAGCCAGCCGGGAACGCCGCACGGCGCACGCATGCGGTCGATGCGGCGCGTCGTCGATGGCGCGCGCGCAGTCGCGCAATTGCATGCCTGCCTGGGCCAGCACCACGTCGACGGCGCCCAGGTGGGCCAGGGCATGCGCGTCGTCCGGGCGCCGCCGCACGCCGGATCGCAGGGCATCGGCCAATGCGACCGCCGCGCCATACCAGCAGGCCGCCACGCCGGCCGCGCCATGCATGAATCCAGGACGCTCCACGTAGGCGCCCGGCGCGCCTACGAGAACCGCGCGGGCGTGGCGAAACTCGACGTCCACGCTGTCCGTCGGCCCCATGCCGACGGCCTGCCAGCCCCGGTCGCTGATCCGCACGCCCGCGTCATCCATATGGACCGCCGCCAGGCTGGCCTCGCCCCGCGGATTCCAGACACTGACCAAGGCCCGCGTGGCGGCGGCCGCGCCGGAACACCAGGGCTTGATGCCGGACAGGCGCACGTGCCGGCCATCGGCATCGTCCGCCGTGGCGACCACGCGCATGCCGGGAGGCTCGGCGCACCATGTCGCCCATACGTCCTGCGGCTGGACTTCGCTCCAACACCGCAGTTCGTGCAGGATGGCCAGCGCGTCGAGATGGCCTTCAACCAGCTTGGCCAATGGCAGGCTGCGGCGCGCGACATCGGCCAGGATGCGCCAGCGGGCCAATGTGTCGCCGCTGCCGGGAAATGGCACGGTATGGGTCAGCGCGCAGGCCAGGGTCTGGAAAAGGCCGTCGATGCCAGCGGCGTCGCGGGTGCGGCCGGCAGCCTCGCACAAGGCGCCGAGATTGGCCGGGGGCGCCAAAGCCGCGCCGGGGCGCAGGCAATCGGGAGAGGAAATGCTGACATCGAGCATGCGTGCCATCGCCAGGTTGATTGAACGCGACGGCACGGCACAGCAACGCGCATGCCTGGGCAGCCGCTCATCGCGCTGCCCAGGCCGGGGGACTCAATTCACCGTGATATTTGCCGACTTGATCACCTGCGACCAATGCGCGGTATCCCTGGCGACGGTTTCACCCAGTTGCTGCGGGTTCTGGTAATTGACACGCACGCCTGCTTCCTCGGCCGTCTTGATGACGGCGGGATCCTGCAGTCCCTTGCCCAGCGCGGCGCTGATCTTTTCGATCACCGCGTCGGGCGTGCCGGCCGGCGCGAAAAGCGCTACCCAGGCATCCAGCTCGAAACCGGGGAAGCCTTCCTCGGCGGCCGTCGGGACGTCGGGCAGCATGGGATGGCGTGACGCGCCGGCGATGGCGATGGCGCGCAGGCGGCCATTCTGGATATGGCCGATGACCGAGGGCGGCGTGGTGATGAACAGCTGCACGCGTCCCGACAGTACGTCCTGGATGGCCGGGCCCGAGCCCTTGTAGGGCACATGGACCATATCGGTGCCGGTCATCTGCTTGAACAGCTCGGTGCCCACGTGCGGCACCGAACCGCTGCCCTGCGACGCATAGTTGATCTCGCCCGGGTGCGCCTTGGCATAGGCGACCAGCTCCTTCAGGTTGTGGACGGGCAGCGAGGGATGCACCGTCACCACGTGCGGCGATACGGCCACCATCCCGACCGGCTTGAAGGACTCCGCGTTCCAGCGCAGGCCGTTGAACATCGAGGGATTGCCGGCGTGGTACATGGAATACGAGGCCAGCAGGGTATAGCCGTCGGGACGGGCCGCGGCTACCAGCGCATAGGCGATGTTGCCGCTGGCACCGGCGCGATTGTCGATGATGACGGGTTGGCCCAGCGTGGTCCCCATCTGCTCCGTGGTCAGGCGCGCCGCCAGGTCGACGATGCCGCCGGGCGGCACCGGAACGACGATGGTGATGGGATGGTTGGGGAAATCCGGCTGGGCGTGGGCGGGCGTCAGCGCGGTGGCCAGGGCGAGAAGCGCGCCCAGGGACGCGAGCAAGCGGGTGCGGAGCATGTCAGTTGCCACCCGCCAGTTCTTCGCGGACGATCCTGGCGCCGTCGGCCATGGCCTTCATCTTGCCGAATGCGACTTCGCGCGGCAGGTACTTCAAGCCGCAGTCGGGCGCCACGATGATGCGCTCGGGCGGCACATAGGGAAAGGCGCGGCGGATGCGGGCGGCGACGACGTCCGGCGTTTCAACCTCGTTGGTCGAAAGATCCAGCACGCCCAGCATGATCTGCTTGTTCGGCAGCGTTTCGAGCACGGCGCAGTCCAGGTTGGATTGCGCCGTCTCGATGGAAATCTGGTGGGCCGAGCAGCCGCACAGCTCGGGAAGGAAGGAGTATCCGGCCGGTCGCGCATGGATCACCGCCGCGTAGCCGAAGCAGATGTGCACCGCCGTCTTGCCCTCGACGCCTTGCAGGGCGTGGTTCAGGACCTCGATCCCGAACTCGCGCGCCTTTTCGGGACGCGCCTGCATGTAGGGCTCGTCGATCTGCACGACGTCCGCGCCGGCCGCGAACAGGTCGCGGATTTCGGCGTTGACGGCCTCGGCGTAGTCATGGGCCAGCTCCGCCTCGGAGCCATAGAAGTCATTCTGGGCCTGCTGCGCCATGGTGAAGGGGCCGGGCACCGTGATCTTGATCTGGCGATCGGTGTGGGCGCGCAGGAATTCGACGTCGCGCACCTGTACTGCGTGCTTGCGGCGGATCTTGCCGACCACGCGCGGTACCGGATTGGGATGGCCGCTGCGGTCCAGCGCCGTGCCGGGGTTGTCGATGTCCACGCCTTCCAGCGCGGTGGCGAAGCGGTTCGAATAGCTTTCGCGCCGCATTTCGCCATCGGTGATGATGTCCAGGCCGGCGTCCTCCTGGTCGCGGATCGCCAGCAGGGTGGCGTCGTCCTGCGCCTGCTCCAGCCACTCGGGCGCCACACGCCACAATTCCTTGGCGCGC
This genomic interval from Bordetella genomosp. 8 contains the following:
- a CDS encoding NADH:flavin oxidoreductase/NADH oxidase; this encodes MSSLFTPFKLKDVTLRNRVAVPPMCQYSAEDGLINDWHRVHLAGIARGGAGLVIVEATAVSPEGRITPGCTGIWNDEQAQAFETVAASIKAAGAVPGIQIAHAGRKASANRPWEGDDHIPEGDPRGWQTIAPSAVAFGAGLPKVPRAMTLDDIARVRQDFVAAARRARDAGFEWLELHFAHGYLGQSFFSPHSNQRGDQYGGSLENRSRFLLETLAAVRKVWPENLPLTARFGVIEFDGRDEETLAESIELVRNFKREGLDMLSVTMGFSTPAANIPWAPGLLLPYAERVRREADLPVSSAWGIDTPALADGAVRNGQLDLVMVGRAHLANPHWPYHAARELGIDRPSWTLPAPYAHWLERYSVKQD
- a CDS encoding MFS transporter, which translates into the protein MTAIPSAHERDIRPMSGTLLLLLAVAAGLSVASLYYVQPMLGVLAPAIGASDRSVGFLPTLTQLGYAAGILFLAPLGDRYDRKKIILVKAAILSLALLSSGVAPSIAALLAASFIIGLSATMAQDIVPAAAHLARPEQRGKTVGTVMTGLLLGILMSRVVSGIVAEQFGWRAMFYVAAAAVLLLGLTLWRGLPAFAPTTQLPYGALLRSVGELWRKHPTLRLATLSQGLLSLAFSAFWSTLAIMLHGEPFNMGPGVAGAFGIAGAVGALAAPLAGRMADRRGPAMVSRVGAGLTTLSFAAMALMPMLPPSGALWLLGASTVGFDLGIQIALISHQTIVYGIDHAARSRLNAVLMVGVFVGMALGGALASMALANFGWTGVTFVATGAALLALLLRLRAAAAVRLAVRDATA
- a CDS encoding LysR family transcriptional regulator, which translates into the protein MPDATDKGGSDRLTLIDTFVRIVNAGSLSAAAEQLGATQPTVSRRLQALERAVGVRLIQRSTHGMQLTEDGRRCYDRAEELIASWQAFDSEVRGAGQQPVGTLRVVVAHAFGQQRFVAPLATYMKRYPGMRVEWLLHDHMPDFVADGVDCAIRVGEVADESVVAIKLGDVPRIIVAAPELLPDGYAPEHPSELAGLPWLALRTFYRDEIALNHTATGETVRVPFQARMSTDSLYALRSAALLGLGIAVASTWVFEEDLREGRLRQLAPQWRASALPLSLVYPASRLQPRRLRAFIDTMREELGTWLGAPSS
- a CDS encoding carotenoid oxygenase family protein, with the protein product MKTPHPGSQDQATRGRRGFIKRAGAGIAAATLPLPVGYASAAGGGASPETAGEGPMAHWTSTNPALTRAFAPVFDERDDGDLPVQGEIPAGLSGVFMRNGPNPAFEPAAHYAYPFDGTGMVHAVYIDRGRVRYRNRWVATKELTEERAAGRRIYNTSFGPPPHANLANTNIVHHAGRFLALYEGGAPYELDRELATVGVFDYGGALPRFMSAHPKADPRTGELLSVEYDLHTSTMRYLRADRSGQLDRRVAFPAPWPAIVHDVAITERYVVAVVAPLVFDLSGKGPPASWEPDRGTRIALIPRDAVDREAIKWVPAPPFFNWHTVNAYEDGDRIALVVPWYDAFSLTAPSKRLELHRLTIHADSKQVDDQALDDQPCEFGRINEAYLGRRARYGYVGLRAPYPDRPPQIGAFEAIARYDLESGEKVVHRFPPGQTVCEPVFVADPAGGGEADGYILSFVHAEGDERGHFIILDARNLAAEPVATVVLPRRVPAGLHGSWTPA
- a CDS encoding glycosyltransferase, which codes for MIGVCIPAHNEEATVSACLASVRAAASHPELREEPVTVVLVLDSCTDRTAEYAASWRIAQLRVDCRNVGQTRAAGADFLIAAGARWLAFTDADTTVSPSWLVDQLALDAAAVCGTVGVADWSAHGTQALAAQWHFRSNYRDRDGHRHIHGANLGIASAAYLRAGGFRSLTCHEDRDLVERLERAGEAIAWSARPRVWTSARPYSRVDEGFAAALRMGWDSAEKAA
- a CDS encoding class I SAM-dependent DNA methyltransferase, encoding MNHFDALYRQSSDPWDVRTSWYEQRKRAVLLAALPRQRYGRILELGCGNGEMTRQLARRAGSVIAADGAETAVALCMECMVKDGLENVRGHVGRLPGDWPLQPGETCDLIVVSELAYYIPAHDMDDFLHRCAAALAPGGEWVMCHYTRDFDDRLQPTSELHARIDALGGLARVLHHEDERFLLDIWRKPEKDGR
- a CDS encoding PIG-L deacetylase family protein — encoded protein: MDALSDRLIHGEGTPESQWRAWLDRRALRQGHAAELVRPGGTLHIVAPHPDDEILGCGGIMREAYLAGVSLCIWAITNGEQSHPGSALWDPAGLARERVRESMQALALIAPGTPRHPLGIPDGGVTDFEDDIAARLALSIRPRDTVIAPWQWDGHPDHEAASRAAFRAARARACRFLETPIWAWHWMTPDAGAFPTDDALAIRVGVDAMVLRRRAVMCFRSQLQADASTGKPPVLTAAMLERLERPYEVLIQ
- a CDS encoding acyl-CoA dehydrogenase family protein, which produces MLDVSISSPDCLRPGAALAPPANLGALCEAAGRTRDAAGIDGLFQTLACALTHTVPFPGSGDTLARWRILADVARRSLPLAKLVEGHLDALAILHELRCWSEVQPQDVWATWCAEPPGMRVVATADDADGRHVRLSGIKPWCSGAAAATRALVSVWNPRGEASLAAVHMDDAGVRISDRGWQAVGMGPTDSVDVEFRHARAVLVGAPGAYVERPGFMHGAAGVAACWYGAAVALADALRSGVRRRPDDAHALAHLGAVDVVLAQAGMQLRDCARAIDDAPHRPHACAVRRSRLAVEQAALAVLERAPRAIGPAPFCKDATLAGLLADLPVYLRQSHAERDLAAHGLALLDDSEGATPWTL
- a CDS encoding Bug family tripartite tricarboxylate transporter substrate binding protein gives rise to the protein MLRTRLLASLGALLALATALTPAHAQPDFPNHPITIVVPVPPGGIVDLAARLTTEQMGTTLGQPVIIDNRAGASGNIAYALVAAARPDGYTLLASYSMYHAGNPSMFNGLRWNAESFKPVGMVAVSPHVVTVHPSLPVHNLKELVAYAKAHPGEINYASQGSGSVPHVGTELFKQMTGTDMVHVPYKGSGPAIQDVLSGRVQLFITTPPSVIGHIQNGRLRAIAIAGASRHPMLPDVPTAAEEGFPGFELDAWVALFAPAGTPDAVIEKISAALGKGLQDPAVIKTAEEAGVRVNYQNPQQLGETVARDTAHWSQVIKSANITVN
- a CDS encoding uroporphyrinogen decarboxylase family protein, with translation MSLLLPTTLVGSYTQPDWLIDRKRLGDRFPPRVRAKELWRVAPEWLEQAQDDATLLAIRDQEDAGLDIITDGEMRRESYSNRFATALEGVDIDNPGTALDRSGHPNPVPRVVGKIRRKHAVQVRDVEFLRAHTDRQIKITVPGPFTMAQQAQNDFYGSEAELAHDYAEAVNAEIRDLFAAGADVVQIDEPYMQARPEKAREFGIEVLNHALQGVEGKTAVHICFGYAAVIHARPAGYSFLPELCGCSAHQISIETAQSNLDCAVLETLPNKQIMLGVLDLSTNEVETPDVVAARIRRAFPYVPPERIIVAPDCGLKYLPREVAFGKMKAMADGARIVREELAGGN